One window of the Babesia bovis T2Bo chromosome 2, whole genome shotgun sequence genome contains the following:
- a CDS encoding gliding-associated protein 45 codes for MPMCCSKKAAQRQKEYEEEVRMRKLEEAARLEQEQRERDEARKAEIERIMQEEKQAELMKKKAEEDKAEQERLAQEQRMAEEQAEKERLAAEEAMNTSMSRGMSLSEPQQPMCKMPSVGAPSSASVSVYEEPMQNQNTFEMNTYTPFDMSTVDQTARYVATKCGCSMKPEHQPLECTVCQGIDLSDAPLIA; via the exons ATGCCGATGTGTTGCTCGAAGAAGGCCGCACAGCGCCAAAAGGAATATGAAGAGGAGGTTCGTATGCGCAAATTGGAAGAAGCCGCTCGTCTAGAGCAGGAGCAGCGCGAACGTGACGAGGCCCGTAAAGCTGAGATCGAACGCATAATGCAAGAAGAGAAACAGGCTGAACTCATGAAAAAGAAGGCTGAAGAGGATAAGGCCGAGCAAGAACGTCTAGCCCAGGAGCAGCGTATGGCCGAAGAACAAGCTGAAAAGGAGCGTTTAGCTGCGGAAGAAGCCATGAACACTAGTATGAGCCGTGGTATGTCTCTTTCCGAGCCACAGCAGCCAATGTGCAAGATGCCAAGTG TAGGTGCTCCCAGCTCAGCCTCGGTCTCCGTATATGAGGAACCAATGCAGAATCAGAACACATTCGAAATGAACACTTACACTCCATTCGACATGAGCACCGTTGATCAGACTGCTCGCTACGTTGCTACCAAGTGTGGATGCTCAATGAAGCCTGAACACCAACCTTTGGAGTGTACCGTTTGTCAGGGAATTGACCTCTCAGATGCACCACTGATTGCTTAA